One Planktothrix sp. FACHB-1365 genomic window carries:
- a CDS encoding DUF3616 domain-containing protein, with the protein MSEGFLLSRLLLRFDAPDDVLLTNLSAVALTPDGSLWLGADEGTGLERLSPIESYVYGHHQHFELSNFIPLDNPEEEIDIEGLDYFNSYLWLVGSHSLKRKKPKGKDVNSDIKRLTEIKREKNRYLLARIPVKNGQLLSSFSTVDSENKEFRAAVLQTSPDGNQLIEALKTDEHLGVFISTPLPSKENGLDIEGLAVYENKIFLGLRGPVFRGFAMILELEVEEKEPGVLTLKNIGENGKQYRKHFFELKGLGIRELCLQGEDLIILAGPTMDLDGIMKVYRWKNALAQSSNTISYFNSELLEFLFDLPFCLDSDHAEGLELFNSLEQPGLLVVYDSPNPNRILSEREVFTDIFRLSNPLQ; encoded by the coding sequence ATGTCAGAAGGTTTTTTACTCAGCCGTCTTCTTCTCCGTTTTGATGCTCCCGATGATGTGTTATTAACGAATTTATCAGCCGTTGCCTTAACACCCGATGGTAGTTTATGGTTAGGAGCCGATGAAGGAACAGGTCTTGAGCGACTTTCTCCCATTGAATCTTATGTTTATGGTCATCATCAACATTTTGAATTAAGCAATTTTATTCCTTTAGATAATCCAGAAGAAGAAATTGATATTGAAGGCTTAGATTATTTCAATTCCTATCTTTGGTTGGTGGGTTCCCATAGTCTGAAACGGAAAAAGCCCAAGGGAAAAGACGTGAATTCAGATATCAAACGTTTAACCGAAATCAAAAGGGAAAAAAATCGTTATCTTTTAGCTCGAATTCCGGTTAAAAATGGACAATTATTGTCGTCTTTTTCAACTGTTGACTCGGAAAATAAAGAGTTCAGAGCCGCTGTGCTTCAAACGTCTCCAGACGGAAATCAACTGATCGAAGCTTTAAAAACAGATGAACATTTAGGTGTATTTATATCAACGCCTCTTCCTTCCAAAGAAAATGGGTTAGATATTGAAGGATTGGCTGTTTATGAAAATAAAATTTTTCTAGGCTTACGGGGGCCTGTTTTCAGGGGATTTGCCATGATTTTAGAATTAGAAGTTGAAGAAAAAGAACCCGGAGTTTTAACCCTCAAGAACATTGGAGAAAATGGCAAACAATATCGCAAGCACTTTTTTGAATTAAAGGGGTTAGGAATTCGAGAGTTATGTTTACAAGGTGAAGATTTAATTATTTTAGCAGGGCCAACGATGGATTTAGATGGAATTATGAAAGTCTATCGTTGGAAAAATGCTTTAGCTCAATCCAGTAATACGATCTCTTATTTTAATTCTGAATTGTTAGAGTTTTTGTTTGATCTGCCATTTTGTCTCGATAGTGATCACGCCGAAGGTTTAGAACTTTTTAATAGTTTAGAACAACCCGGTTTATTAGTGGTTTATGATTCGCCCAATCCTAACCGAATTTTATCTGAACGGGAAGTTTTTACAGATATTTTCCGATTGTCTAATCCTCTTCAATAG
- a CDS encoding alpha-amylase family glycosyl hydrolase: protein MANLIEFSLFAPYNKEAALIGCFSNWKDISMKKGKDGYFRAQVELEDGTYQYKFRVRSKSWFVEPDEWVEIVDPYATDIDDPTQNGIIRIKEGEKIIDTYVWKNDDKPLPPDHELVIYEMHIGDFSGGEDDPYARGKYQHVIEKLDYLCDLGVNAIELMPVKEYPGDHSWGYNPRYFFATESSYGTTEQLKNLIDECHGRGIRVLMDGVYNHSESSCPLTQIDHDYWYHHDPKDAEFNWGPEFNYEFYDENLDTYPARKFIGDTVRFWIQEYHTDGIRYDAARQIGNYDFMG, encoded by the coding sequence ATGGCTAATTTAATTGAATTTTCTTTGTTTGCTCCTTATAATAAAGAAGCAGCACTAATCGGGTGTTTTTCTAATTGGAAAGATATTTCGATGAAAAAGGGTAAAGATGGTTATTTTCGGGCACAAGTAGAGTTAGAAGATGGAACCTATCAATATAAATTTCGAGTACGTTCTAAAAGTTGGTTTGTAGAACCGGATGAATGGGTAGAAATTGTTGATCCCTATGCTACAGATATTGATGATCCGACTCAAAATGGCATCATTCGGATTAAAGAAGGGGAAAAAATTATTGATACTTATGTTTGGAAAAATGATGATAAACCTTTACCCCCCGACCATGAATTAGTGATTTATGAAATGCACATTGGAGATTTTTCTGGCGGAGAAGATGATCCCTATGCACGGGGTAAATATCAGCACGTTATCGAAAAGTTAGATTATTTGTGTGATTTAGGGGTAAATGCCATTGAATTGATGCCTGTTAAAGAATATCCAGGGGATCATAGTTGGGGATATAATCCTCGTTATTTCTTTGCTACGGAGTCTAGTTATGGCACAACTGAGCAATTAAAAAACCTGATTGATGAATGTCATGGACGAGGAATTCGAGTATTAATGGATGGGGTTTATAATCATTCAGAATCTTCCTGTCCTTTAACCCAAATTGATCATGATTATTGGTATCATCATGATCCAAAAGATGCTGAATTTAACTGGGGGCCAGAATTTAATTATGAATTTTATGACGAAAATTTAGACACCTATCCGGCTCGAAAATTTATTGGGGATACGGTGAGATTCTGGATTCAAGAATATCATACTGATGGAAT
- a CDS encoding GlsB/YeaQ/YmgE family stress response membrane protein, producing MGILAWILLGLIAGAIAKAIYPGHQGGGIFATIGLGILGALLGGYLGQVFFGSGGAAAASAGALTIPSIFFAVLGAIILIFLWGLITRRTVA from the coding sequence ATGGGTATTCTAGCTTGGATACTATTAGGTTTAATTGCAGGTGCTATTGCTAAAGCTATTTATCCGGGACATCAAGGCGGCGGTATTTTTGCCACCATTGGTTTAGGAATTTTAGGGGCTTTACTCGGTGGTTATTTAGGTCAAGTCTTCTTTGGAAGTGGGGGAGCGGCTGCTGCTTCAGCCGGAGCTTTAACTATTCCTAGTATTTTCTTTGCTGTGTTAGGTGCTATTATCTTAATTTTCCTGTGGGGATTAATTACTCGGAGAACAGTTGCTTAA
- a CDS encoding PAS domain S-box protein, whose product MDTFYWGNSEIIGLLKLADHLLNAFQVILSLLVINLIRNRQNLPFRGTFFLLGTFLVLNGLINSIDHQTISENFPLFLLGIKVFILGMATYDFVLLCKIFPLALKIPDFLELQDINRQLNNCLLERQNAKDKLQQEKDFLSALLDQLCEGIVVCDNSGKLILFNQASQNFHGLTETDINLENWAEYYSLYQSDGQTLMAVDEIPLFRALQGEIVENAEMVIHPENEQPRIILANGQAFFNPQGEKLGAVVAMYDITAQKQAQIALEQEKSTLEKRVEERTSELQKTIEQLQIVVQEYNQIEMALRHSQTQLQLILENTPTVIYAKDNQGRFTLVNRKFETLFNCCSSQVLNQTNFDVFTPEAAQQLNLIEQQVLTEGKAVKLEEKIPCVHQYRTFLSIKFPLLGSDGTPDGLCSISTDITDRKRIEEKLRLFESAVNRANDAIVITEADPLTRPGPKIIYVNEAFTRLTGYSAEEMIGQSPRCLQGPETDRDQLAQIRESLKKLNPVQTELINYHKDGSKYWVEMSISPVTNSEKEITHFVSVQRDVTHKRLYANSLLTERKQMQQIITDAPFAVAMLDREFRYIAHSQQWLKDYHLSEESLIGLSHLNIFPNLPDYWLNIYHRAFAGEVLSCPEDKMNYPDGIEGYVRWAIHPWHINETEIGGIFIATYPIDELVKGRESALETVRLKSQFIANMSHEIRTPMNGVMGMAGLLMKSDLSPKQKDFVRAIRTSANHLLTIINDILDFSKLEANEMVLEELDFNLEECIETILDLLATQAEEKSLELAVLIEPDVCRHLCGDPSRLKQVLLNLIGNALKFTSEGEVVLQVKEIPASDDKIKLYFSVKDTGIGIPPEGHKRLFEAFSQVDASTTRQFGGTGLGLVICKQLVTLMGGEIGVESQPGQGSTFWFTVQFKPPVIREKSDLPKTLSHLKLLVVDPSATVCQSVRTFACSWGMQADEAYHPDQALVRLRSAARCRQPYDFAVFDQQLILSRGERFIEVIQNDPRLLTTKLILMTSMNQLAETEELLEWGFSSYVMKPLRASRLFDALLTALATEIACLLEERRSQPSPEESSLASTPQFNLKILLVEDHPINQQVILNQLSLLGCEADVADNGEQALKRLESTHYDVVFMDCQMPILDGYATTQELRRRERETPNQHTIVIALTAHALPVDRQKCLAVGMDDYISKPVEQEELEAVLRHWATQQQWVWREVTPQPPKSQVVVAQPPEEQPLVSENNQTEDQSLIPFDLKRLQTISRGKLEFQQKLLQLFIDNAKIDLKMIREALLIEDYETLVTCAHRLKGSSGNVGMRNFPALASNLEQKARQKTLEGCQELVNIMETQLTEAIVFIQTHLS is encoded by the coding sequence ATGGATACTTTTTACTGGGGGAATTCTGAAATCATAGGGCTGCTAAAGTTAGCAGATCATTTGCTCAATGCCTTTCAAGTCATTCTTTCCCTTCTGGTTATCAATTTAATTAGGAATCGCCAAAATTTGCCCTTTCGAGGAACTTTTTTTTTGTTAGGGACATTCCTGGTTTTAAACGGACTTATTAATAGTATTGATCATCAAACTATCAGTGAGAATTTCCCTCTATTTTTATTAGGAATTAAAGTTTTTATCTTAGGAATGGCAACCTATGATTTTGTTTTGTTGTGTAAAATTTTTCCCCTAGCTTTAAAAATTCCTGATTTTCTGGAATTACAAGATATTAATCGACAATTAAATAATTGCCTTTTAGAACGTCAAAATGCAAAAGATAAATTACAACAAGAAAAAGACTTTCTCAGTGCTTTACTCGATCAGTTGTGTGAAGGAATTGTGGTTTGTGATAACTCAGGAAAACTGATTCTCTTTAACCAAGCCAGTCAAAATTTTCATGGACTTACAGAAACCGATATAAACCTGGAAAATTGGGCAGAATATTATAGTTTATATCAATCCGATGGACAAACTTTAATGGCTGTGGATGAAATTCCTTTATTTCGAGCCTTACAAGGGGAAATAGTTGAAAATGCCGAAATGGTCATTCATCCAGAAAATGAACAACCTCGAATTATTTTAGCGAATGGACAGGCTTTTTTTAATCCCCAAGGAGAAAAGTTAGGGGCTGTTGTTGCTATGTATGATATTACAGCGCAAAAGCAAGCTCAAATCGCCCTAGAACAGGAAAAATCAACATTGGAAAAACGGGTCGAGGAACGCACAAGCGAGTTACAAAAGACCATTGAACAATTACAAATTGTCGTCCAGGAATATAACCAAATTGAAATGGCATTACGCCACAGTCAAACGCAGTTACAATTAATCTTAGAAAATACCCCAACCGTGATTTATGCCAAAGATAATCAAGGACGTTTTACCCTCGTTAATCGCAAATTTGAAACCTTATTTAACTGTTGCAGTAGTCAAGTTTTAAACCAAACTAATTTTGATGTATTTACCCCGGAAGCAGCCCAACAGTTAAACTTGATTGAACAACAGGTTTTAACGGAAGGAAAAGCCGTTAAATTAGAAGAAAAAATTCCCTGTGTTCATCAATATCGTACCTTTTTATCGATTAAATTTCCTTTATTAGGAAGCGATGGAACTCCCGATGGATTATGTAGTATTTCCACCGATATTACCGACCGAAAACGAATTGAAGAAAAACTGAGGTTATTTGAATCGGCGGTTAATCGGGCTAATGATGCCATTGTAATCACAGAAGCCGACCCTTTGACCCGACCAGGGCCTAAAATTATTTATGTTAATGAAGCCTTCACCCGTTTAACCGGATATAGCGCCGAAGAAATGATTGGTCAGAGTCCACGCTGTTTACAAGGGCCAGAAACTGATCGTGATCAATTGGCTCAAATTCGGGAAAGTTTAAAGAAATTAAACCCCGTACAAACAGAACTAATTAACTATCACAAAGATGGGTCAAAATATTGGGTAGAAATGAGTATTTCTCCGGTGACTAATTCCGAGAAAGAAATTACCCATTTTGTTTCGGTACAACGGGATGTTACCCATAAACGTTTATATGCCAATTCCTTACTCACAGAACGCAAACAAATGCAGCAAATTATCACCGATGCACCCTTTGCTGTTGCCATGTTAGATCGGGAATTTAGGTATATTGCCCATAGTCAACAATGGTTAAAAGATTATCATTTATCGGAAGAATCTTTAATTGGCTTAAGCCATCTCAATATCTTTCCCAATTTACCAGACTATTGGTTAAATATTTATCATCGAGCCTTTGCCGGAGAAGTGCTATCTTGTCCAGAAGATAAAATGAACTATCCCGATGGAATAGAAGGATATGTGCGTTGGGCGATTCATCCTTGGCATATTAATGAAACAGAAATTGGCGGGATTTTTATTGCCACTTACCCCATTGATGAGTTAGTTAAAGGCAGAGAATCTGCTTTAGAAACCGTTCGTCTGAAATCTCAATTTATTGCGAATATGAGCCATGAAATTCGCACGCCAATGAATGGGGTAATGGGGATGGCAGGATTGTTAATGAAAAGTGATCTAAGCCCAAAACAAAAAGATTTTGTCCGGGCTATTCGTACCAGTGCTAATCATCTGTTAACTATTATTAACGATATTTTAGATTTTTCTAAATTAGAAGCCAATGAAATGGTTTTAGAAGAATTAGACTTTAATTTAGAAGAGTGTATAGAAACAATCTTAGATTTATTAGCAACCCAAGCAGAAGAAAAAAGCTTAGAATTAGCAGTTTTAATTGAACCCGATGTCTGTCGCCACCTCTGCGGAGATCCCAGCCGTTTAAAACAAGTGTTACTGAATTTAATCGGAAATGCCCTCAAATTTACCTCTGAAGGAGAAGTGGTTTTACAAGTCAAAGAAATTCCAGCTTCTGATGATAAAATCAAATTGTACTTTAGCGTCAAAGATACCGGAATTGGCATTCCCCCAGAAGGTCATAAGAGATTATTTGAAGCCTTTTCTCAAGTCGATGCCTCAACAACGCGACAATTTGGAGGGACGGGTTTAGGTTTAGTGATTTGTAAACAATTAGTAACTTTAATGGGAGGTGAAATTGGAGTAGAAAGTCAACCCGGACAAGGCTCAACCTTCTGGTTTACCGTTCAATTTAAACCCCCAGTTATTCGAGAAAAATCGGATTTACCTAAAACCCTTTCCCATTTAAAATTATTAGTTGTAGACCCCAGTGCAACGGTGTGTCAATCAGTCCGAACCTTCGCCTGTTCCTGGGGAATGCAAGCTGATGAAGCCTACCATCCTGATCAAGCATTAGTACGGTTACGGTCGGCGGCACGATGTCGTCAACCCTATGATTTTGCTGTGTTTGATCAACAGTTAATTCTGAGTAGAGGAGAACGGTTTATAGAAGTGATTCAAAATGACCCCCGTTTGTTGACCACTAAGTTAATTTTAATGACTTCGATGAATCAATTGGCTGAGACGGAGGAATTATTAGAGTGGGGTTTCTCGAGTTATGTGATGAAACCTTTGCGGGCTTCTCGATTATTTGATGCCTTATTAACGGCGCTGGCTACGGAAATTGCTTGTCTGTTAGAAGAACGTCGATCTCAACCTTCCCCAGAGGAGTCATCTTTAGCTTCAACACCCCAATTTAATCTTAAAATTTTATTAGTTGAAGATCATCCGATTAATCAACAAGTGATTTTGAATCAGTTAAGTTTGTTAGGGTGTGAAGCCGATGTTGCAGATAATGGCGAACAAGCTTTAAAACGCTTAGAATCGACTCATTATGATGTCGTTTTTATGGACTGTCAAATGCCAATCTTAGATGGCTATGCCACAACTCAAGAACTTCGACGCCGAGAACGAGAAACACCGAATCAACATACGATTGTGATTGCGTTAACGGCCCATGCCTTACCCGTTGACCGCCAGAAATGTTTAGCGGTGGGTATGGATGACTATATTAGCAAACCCGTTGAACAGGAGGAATTAGAGGCGGTATTGCGCCATTGGGCCACTCAACAGCAATGGGTCTGGCGCGAAGTGACGCCCCAACCCCCAAAATCTCAAGTAGTTGTAGCTCAACCCCCTGAAGAGCAACCCTTGGTGTCTGAGAATAATCAAACTGAAGATCAAAGTTTAATTCCTTTTGATTTAAAACGATTACAAACCATTTCACGGGGGAAACTAGAGTTTCAACAAAAACTTTTACAACTGTTTATTGATAATGCCAAAATTGATTTAAAAATGATTCGAGAAGCTCTCCTCATCGAAGATTATGAAACCTTGGTGACTTGTGCCCATCGTTTAAAAGGTTCCAGTGGAAATGTAGGAATGCGAAATTTTCCGGCTTTAGCTTCTAATTTAGAACAAAAAGCCCGTCAAAAGACCTTAGAAGGTTGCCAGGAATTAGTTAATATAATGGAAACCCAATTAACAGAGGCGATTGTCTTTATCCAAACCCATCTTTCCTAA
- a CDS encoding fasciclin domain-containing protein: protein MAFNRFYTHSIAVLGIASLGFLAQVPAKAQMQSPDSGMQNSPQMQQNMGSSQNILSVANSNGQYNTFIQAVRAAGLENILTGEGSYTVFAPTDEAFASLPTGTLERLMQPENKEVLKQVLSYHVIEGEVPSNQMADGSIDSLGGGLAVRVAPDRVIVNNASVVQPDIEATNGLIHGINRVLMPTNLQNSLSQNSQNPQQITQFDNSNPSNTQDLDSPSDSQNVDSQSERVNPQQRNNSSSDRMNNSSPSRTEQEIFDVDSPSDLRDVDSQSERVNPRQQPQENNSINRPMNSNPSSNQMNQQDSDNNSQPSLIDPHSPTDSQPGFPGQM from the coding sequence ATGGCATTCAATCGTTTTTATACCCACAGTATTGCTGTTTTAGGTATTGCCAGCTTAGGCTTTTTAGCCCAGGTTCCTGCTAAAGCACAGATGCAATCTCCTGACTCAGGAATGCAGAATAGTCCCCAAATGCAGCAGAATATGGGGTCATCCCAGAATATTCTTTCTGTTGCTAATTCTAACGGTCAATATAATACTTTTATTCAAGCTGTTAGAGCAGCCGGACTAGAAAATATATTGACAGGTGAAGGTTCCTATACTGTCTTTGCCCCAACAGATGAAGCCTTTGCATCACTACCAACTGGAACCTTAGAAAGGTTAATGCAGCCTGAAAATAAAGAAGTGTTAAAACAGGTTTTATCTTATCATGTCATTGAAGGTGAAGTTCCTTCTAATCAAATGGCTGATGGAAGCATTGATAGTCTCGGCGGTGGACTTGCAGTTCGTGTAGCACCGGATCGGGTTATTGTTAATAATGCCAGCGTTGTTCAACCGGATATCGAGGCAACCAATGGTTTAATTCATGGGATTAATCGGGTTTTAATGCCAACTAATCTTCAGAATAGTTTAAGTCAAAATTCTCAAAACCCCCAACAAATCACTCAATTTGATAATAGCAACCCCTCAAATACACAAGACTTAGATTCTCCTTCAGATTCGCAAAATGTTGATTCTCAATCTGAACGAGTTAATCCCCAACAACGCAATAACTCTTCATCGGATCGGATGAATAATAGTTCTCCGAGTCGCACGGAGCAAGAAATATTTGATGTAGATTCTCCTTCAGATTTACGAGATGTTGATTCTCAATCTGAACGAGTTAATCCCCGACAACAACCCCAGGAGAATAATTCTATCAACCGTCCAATGAATTCTAATCCCTCTTCTAATCAAATGAATCAACAGGATTCTGACAATAACTCACAACCCAGTTTAATTGACCCCCATTCTCCTACCGATTCACAACCCGGTTTCCCTGGCCAAATGTAA
- a CDS encoding MFS transporter — translation MVKTLELIHLTTGLIAQFSTNNTNVDTVEEAALVFSGPQFFTALISGVVLAFGIQLLLTNLGVAAGISNLGNSSSSDSDDHKSSSVGGTLKKVGKTLGIATVITVTLALFVACLLAVKLSLLTSPTLGAIVGLVIWATYFSLLVWMSSSTVGSMIGSVFQTTSSGIQSLFGMASAAFTGAAASKQIVATAEAAASAVRRELTAGIDPITMREQVEEYLEKLRPPQLNLPEIRREFETILNDPNLKEMGGQASLPNFTRQTFIDLAKSRTDLSRRDVERIADQLESVWRQTVGKMPQPQDMMGEFVNYLKTATSQQLLGTDLNKKIDDLIAQQKQNNPNQPTSMMSQGLTMSLNSLIGLVLGRSDLSDFDVEKILNQLNRLKSQVGEQTHKIAHQLTAKESYSPIKADVENYLLNTYFWEMKPEQVEQDFRDVIYDPNADPELTAEQLHQLKRADFVNLLRQRGVFTQARIQELANLLEAIRVEVLRVTEEAIEQEMQLTVLGDVEHYMMTTPANELTSEKILLNLKPLLEDNQVSFEQLSQRLAPLTQRWFELVLQKRGDLSSDDVLIVAANLDRAKASVLEESEHRQAQIKANVTQQWLQVKSYLRDTGKSELNPDGIETNLRTLFEHPKVGMAAIRERISQFDRDTLVQLLTTRNDLSEAEVERILDQIESTWLQVRYTPERLIGKAQQQYDQAMNSIADYLRNTGKDELNPEGIQRDLNLLLEDPKLGIRAIRRRLSKVDRDTLVQLLNQRNDLSEEQINQTIDSTLSTLQGIAKTPQRLARRTQHKVHDFQSALANYLRSTDREELNPAGIQRDLKLLLHDPRVGVESLRERLSHFDRETLVALLVQREDMTEAEANQIADQIFQVREQLLEQIRSIQQRIQSVMDGILDRIRNYLNSLERPELNYEGIRDDIRTLFDDPQAGFEALRNRLSQFDRNTLVALLSSREDISEADANRIIDQIERSRNRVLQRAERLQMDAQMRMEQVKREAQHQLEETRKAAAAAAWWLFFTASLSAIAAAGAGALAVIG, via the coding sequence ATGGTTAAAACTTTAGAACTAATCCATCTAACAACTGGATTAATTGCCCAATTTTCTACGAATAATACTAATGTCGATACCGTTGAAGAAGCTGCTTTAGTATTTAGTGGCCCTCAATTTTTTACGGCTTTAATCTCCGGGGTCGTCCTCGCTTTCGGTATCCAACTTTTATTAACAAACTTGGGAGTAGCGGCGGGAATTTCAAACCTAGGCAATTCTTCCAGTTCTGATTCAGATGATCATAAATCTTCTTCCGTAGGGGGAACGCTCAAAAAAGTCGGAAAAACCCTAGGAATTGCTACGGTAATTACGGTGACATTGGCTTTATTTGTGGCTTGTTTATTAGCGGTTAAACTCAGCCTTTTAACCTCGCCAACCTTGGGAGCAATTGTGGGTTTAGTCATTTGGGCTACCTATTTTTCCCTCTTAGTTTGGATGAGTTCGAGTACCGTTGGTTCGATGATTGGTTCTGTTTTTCAAACCACTTCATCGGGGATTCAAAGCTTATTTGGAATGGCAAGTGCAGCCTTTACAGGAGCAGCAGCCAGTAAACAAATTGTCGCCACCGCCGAAGCCGCAGCCAGTGCCGTGCGTCGGGAACTAACGGCCGGAATTGATCCGATTACGATGCGTGAACAAGTCGAAGAATATTTAGAAAAATTACGTCCCCCGCAATTAAATCTTCCCGAAATTCGTCGAGAGTTTGAAACTATTCTCAATGATCCCAATTTAAAAGAAATGGGAGGTCAGGCTTCTTTACCGAATTTCACTCGTCAAACTTTTATTGATTTAGCCAAAAGTCGCACGGATTTATCCCGTCGGGATGTGGAACGAATTGCCGATCAATTAGAAAGTGTTTGGCGTCAAACCGTTGGCAAAATGCCTCAGCCTCAAGATATGATGGGGGAGTTTGTTAATTATCTCAAAACAGCGACTTCTCAGCAATTATTAGGAACAGATTTAAACAAAAAAATAGATGACTTAATTGCTCAACAAAAACAAAACAATCCCAATCAACCTACAAGCATGATGTCTCAAGGCTTAACGATGAGCCTTAATAGTTTAATTGGACTGGTACTCGGACGCAGTGATCTCTCAGATTTCGATGTTGAAAAAATTCTGAATCAGTTAAATCGTCTCAAAAGTCAAGTGGGTGAACAAACCCATAAAATTGCTCATCAATTGACAGCTAAAGAGTCTTATAGTCCGATTAAAGCTGATGTTGAAAACTATCTCCTGAATACTTATTTTTGGGAAATGAAACCCGAACAAGTTGAACAGGATTTTCGAGATGTGATTTATGATCCCAATGCCGATCCTGAATTAACAGCAGAACAATTACATCAATTAAAACGCGCTGATTTTGTCAATTTATTAAGGCAACGGGGCGTTTTTACCCAAGCTAGAATTCAAGAGTTAGCGAATTTATTAGAAGCGATTCGCGTAGAGGTTTTACGAGTTACCGAAGAAGCGATTGAGCAGGAAATGCAATTAACCGTTTTAGGAGATGTGGAACATTATATGATGACCACACCAGCTAACGAATTAACCTCGGAAAAAATTCTCTTGAATTTAAAACCTCTTTTGGAAGATAACCAGGTCAGTTTTGAGCAGTTAAGTCAACGTTTAGCTCCTTTAACGCAACGTTGGTTTGAACTTGTCCTACAAAAACGTGGGGATTTATCCTCCGACGATGTTTTAATTGTGGCGGCGAATTTAGATAGAGCAAAAGCATCTGTTTTGGAAGAATCGGAACATCGTCAAGCTCAAATTAAAGCCAATGTGACTCAACAATGGTTGCAAGTAAAATCCTATTTACGGGATACGGGAAAATCGGAATTAAACCCCGATGGGATTGAAACCAATTTAAGAACTTTATTTGAGCATCCTAAAGTCGGAATGGCAGCCATTCGGGAACGAATTTCTCAATTTGATCGCGATACTTTAGTACAGTTACTAACAACTCGGAATGATTTAAGTGAAGCGGAAGTTGAGCGAATTTTAGATCAAATTGAATCAACTTGGTTGCAAGTTCGTTATACCCCAGAACGCTTAATTGGAAAAGCTCAACAGCAATATGATCAGGCGATGAATTCGATTGCTGATTATCTCCGAAATACAGGAAAAGATGAATTGAATCCCGAAGGCATTCAACGAGATCTCAATTTATTATTAGAAGATCCTAAACTAGGAATTCGAGCGATTCGCCGACGGCTTTCTAAAGTTGATCGAGATACATTAGTTCAGTTATTAAACCAACGTAATGATTTAAGCGAGGAACAAATTAATCAGACAATTGATAGTACCTTATCGACGTTACAAGGTATTGCTAAAACCCCTCAAAGGTTAGCTCGGAGAACTCAACATAAAGTTCACGATTTCCAAAGTGCTTTAGCCAATTATTTACGCTCAACGGATCGGGAGGAATTAAATCCGGCGGGAATTCAAAGGGATTTGAAATTACTCCTGCATGATCCACGGGTGGGTGTGGAAAGTTTACGAGAACGATTATCTCATTTTGATCGAGAAACCTTAGTGGCTTTGCTGGTTCAACGAGAGGATATGACGGAAGCAGAAGCCAATCAAATTGCTGATCAAATTTTCCAAGTCCGGGAACAATTGTTGGAGCAAATTAGAAGTATTCAACAGCGAATTCAATCGGTTATGGATGGAATTTTAGATCGGATTCGTAACTATTTGAATAGTTTAGAACGACCGGAATTAAATTATGAGGGAATTCGGGATGATATTCGCACCTTATTTGATGATCCACAAGCGGGTTTTGAGGCGTTACGGAATCGTCTTTCTCAATTTGATCGCAATACATTAGTCGCACTTCTAAGTTCACGGGAGGATATTTCAGAAGCGGATGCGAATCGAATTATTGATCAAATTGAACGCAGTCGCAACCGGGTTTTACAACGGGCTGAACGTCTACAAATGGATGCTCAAATGCGGATGGAACAAGTCAAACGAGAAGCTCAACATCAACTCGAAGAAACTCGAAAAGCCGCAGCCGCAGCCGCCTGGTGGTTATTTTTTACCGCTAGTCTTTCTGCGATCGCTGCCGCAGGTGCAGGGGCGTTAGCAGTCATTGGTTAA